The proteins below are encoded in one region of Thermodesulfobacteriota bacterium:
- a CDS encoding ABC transporter substrate-binding protein has product MVKKGLGLFLVVAVMLFGLAFGAMAEEGVTDTEIHIGQWGPQTGPAAPWGAVARGTGVYFDMINAEGGIHGRKIVYHMFDDGYNPAKTKAGVKQLQEGKGMFGWASGVGTSTGLAVKDYLMERKIPWVGPAAGSMHWITPPQRYLFGVYPLYYIEAKALCRYAIDQMGKKRIAIAYQNDDYGKNGLKGAIDELATRKMKLVAKIPIELKDTDMRPHVMKLRQSKADMVLLWGSPVHAVRIVGTAAAMKFAPQWMSTSTCSDFPLMYKISKGLWKGVITAAFSEMPDSDLPLMKQYKKAYDKFAAKGERWGVFFYAGFVFVEPMVEAIKRSGRDLTRERFVKEMEGLKNFQGTSGKISYKAFDPNDPSCRQGQNQTYLIQCQEGAKAKKLTKWMTIN; this is encoded by the coding sequence ATGGTCAAAAAAGGTCTAGGATTATTCTTGGTAGTAGCAGTCATGCTTTTTGGGTTGGCTTTTGGAGCCATGGCAGAAGAAGGTGTGACGGATACCGAGATTCATATCGGCCAGTGGGGCCCGCAAACCGGGCCGGCAGCGCCTTGGGGTGCAGTTGCCCGCGGCACAGGTGTTTATTTTGATATGATCAATGCAGAAGGCGGCATTCACGGACGCAAGATTGTGTATCACATGTTTGATGATGGCTATAATCCTGCCAAGACAAAAGCAGGGGTTAAACAACTCCAGGAAGGAAAAGGGATGTTTGGATGGGCGTCAGGCGTAGGTACTTCTACGGGTCTTGCTGTAAAAGACTACCTGATGGAGCGCAAGATACCATGGGTGGGTCCTGCTGCGGGCTCTATGCATTGGATCACTCCCCCTCAAAGATACCTCTTCGGGGTATATCCCTTGTATTATATCGAAGCCAAGGCCCTTTGCCGGTATGCAATCGATCAAATGGGCAAAAAGCGGATCGCCATTGCTTATCAAAATGACGATTATGGAAAAAATGGACTGAAAGGTGCTATTGATGAGCTGGCCACCCGTAAAATGAAGCTTGTGGCAAAAATACCCATTGAACTAAAAGATACCGATATGAGACCCCATGTGATGAAACTTCGCCAGTCAAAGGCGGACATGGTTCTTTTATGGGGCAGTCCTGTTCATGCCGTTCGAATTGTTGGAACAGCAGCAGCGATGAAGTTTGCCCCTCAATGGATGAGCACAAGTACCTGTTCCGATTTTCCCCTGATGTACAAAATCAGCAAGGGTCTGTGGAAAGGCGTCATTACTGCCGCCTTTTCTGAGATGCCGGATTCCGACCTTCCTTTAATGAAACAATACAAAAAAGCATATGATAAATTTGCCGCAAAGGGTGAAAGATGGGGCGTTTTCTTTTACGCAGGCTTTGTTTTTGTGGAGCCAATGGTAGAGGCCATAAAACGATCCGGCAGGGATTTGACCCGCGAACGCTTTGTAAAAGAGATGGAAGGTTTGAAAAACTTTCAAGGAACTTCCGGAAAAATCAGCTACAAGGCTTTTGACCCCAACGATCCGTCCTGCAGGCAGGGCCAGAACCAGACCTATCTGATTCAATGCCAGGAAGGGGCAAAGGCTAAAAAATTAACCAAGTGGATGACGATTAACTAG
- a CDS encoding IS4 family transposase produces the protein MLAWILLSNLCANLINYLKEIIFSHEFLARHKNSPEAFTRKRKLPFHTLLFFLMNLVKGSYQDELDKYFQAIHSFKVAKRIVSKVALSKARMKLGYSAFIELNRHLADYFYRKFKPLTWHGFNLLAVDGTTFRLPRIKEIAEHFGAWNPRNGGECPMARGSQLFDPLNKISIDAIISPKEIGERELAAHHFLNLLPEDLVLLDRGYPAYWLFNLILSLDANFCARISYKKWKIIRKFYNSGKTDKIISLPAPGTSIRQCREMGLDILPLKLRLIRVELDTGITEVLITSLIDKDSYPAEIFMELYHKRWPVEEDYKTMKCWLEVENFAGKSVLSVYQDFYAKVFSKNLTSVLAFPTREIIEQNSRTCKHPRQINFTQALSRIKNVIVLLFNHIGESVTDIISDLHEISIRTTEPIRPGRKFPRNHKSMRRLFYLNYKPIS, from the coding sequence ATGTTGGCATGGATACTGCTTTCCAATTTGTGTGCCAATCTCATTAACTATCTGAAAGAAATCATCTTTTCTCACGAATTTCTTGCCCGTCATAAAAACTCCCCAGAAGCCTTCACCAGAAAACGAAAACTCCCCTTTCATACGCTGCTTTTCTTTCTGATGAATCTTGTTAAAGGCTCATATCAGGATGAGCTTGATAAATATTTTCAAGCTATCCACAGCTTTAAAGTCGCAAAACGCATTGTATCGAAGGTCGCACTATCAAAAGCCCGAATGAAGCTTGGATATTCTGCTTTTATTGAACTCAACCGACATTTGGCTGATTATTTCTACCGAAAATTTAAACCCCTCACATGGCATGGTTTTAACCTTCTGGCAGTTGACGGCACTACATTTCGTTTGCCGCGTATAAAAGAAATCGCTGAACATTTTGGTGCCTGGAACCCCAGAAATGGTGGCGAGTGCCCAATGGCCAGAGGGTCTCAATTGTTTGATCCTCTTAATAAAATCTCCATTGATGCTATCATAAGCCCAAAAGAGATCGGCGAACGAGAACTCGCTGCACATCATTTCTTAAATTTGCTCCCTGAAGATCTGGTCTTGCTTGACAGGGGATACCCGGCTTACTGGCTTTTTAATCTTATTCTGTCTCTGGATGCTAATTTCTGTGCCAGAATTTCATATAAAAAATGGAAAATTATCCGAAAGTTCTATAACTCCGGGAAAACAGATAAAATCATATCTTTGCCGGCCCCAGGGACATCTATCAGGCAATGCCGCGAGATGGGTCTGGATATCCTGCCACTGAAACTGAGACTCATCCGTGTTGAGCTGGATACGGGGATCACAGAAGTGCTCATTACATCCTTGATCGATAAAGATTCATATCCAGCAGAAATATTTATGGAATTGTACCATAAAAGATGGCCTGTTGAAGAAGATTATAAAACCATGAAATGCTGGCTTGAAGTAGAAAACTTTGCCGGCAAGTCTGTCTTATCCGTATATCAGGATTTCTATGCAAAAGTATTTTCAAAGAACTTGACATCCGTTCTGGCATTTCCGACACGGGAAATAATAGAGCAAAACAGCAGAACCTGTAAACATCCTCGCCAGATCAACTTTACTCAGGCGTTATCAAGAATCAAAAACGTTATCGTGCTGTTATTCAATCACATAGGAGAGAGTGTCACCGATATAATTTCTGATCTTCATGAAATATCTATTAGAACAACTGAACCGATAAGACCAGGTAGAAAATTTCCACGAAACCATAAAAGTATGCGGAGATTATTTTACCTGAATTATAAACCTATCAGCTAA
- a CDS encoding DNA adenine methylase, giving the protein MNSPFAYIGGKSQLSKTIISMIPDHKAYCEVFAGAAWVFFRKDTSKYEVINDLDSDLITFYRVLQNHLEEFLKQFKWLLASREWFEDWKRQQAAGGLTDIQRAARYYYLQRMCFGGRVLNRTFGTAQLRRPRVNLLRIEEELSEVHLRLTHVTIENLPWQEFISRYDRAETFFYLDPPYYKLPYYEHNLELKDFKEMASVLSGIKSRFILSLNDHPDIRKTFKRFKIKPVELKYSVAVGKRRKAKELIISND; this is encoded by the coding sequence ATGAACAGCCCATTCGCTTATATCGGAGGAAAATCGCAACTATCGAAAACCATCATCAGTATGATCCCGGATCACAAAGCCTATTGTGAAGTTTTTGCCGGGGCGGCTTGGGTGTTTTTCAGGAAAGATACATCAAAATATGAGGTTATTAATGACTTGGACAGCGATCTGATCACCTTTTACCGGGTGCTGCAGAACCATCTGGAGGAATTTTTAAAACAGTTCAAATGGCTCCTGGCATCGAGAGAATGGTTCGAGGACTGGAAGCGCCAGCAGGCGGCCGGAGGGCTGACCGATATCCAGCGCGCCGCCAGATACTATTATCTGCAGCGCATGTGCTTCGGCGGCAGGGTGCTCAACAGAACGTTCGGTACCGCTCAATTACGCAGGCCGAGGGTTAACCTGTTACGCATCGAGGAGGAGCTTTCCGAGGTCCACCTGAGGCTTACCCATGTAACCATTGAAAATCTTCCCTGGCAGGAGTTCATCAGCCGTTATGACAGAGCCGAGACATTCTTTTATCTCGACCCGCCATATTACAAACTGCCATATTACGAGCACAATTTAGAACTGAAAGACTTTAAAGAGATGGCCAGTGTTTTGTCCGGGATCAAAAGCAGATTTATATTAAGCCTCAACGATCATCCAGACATCAGAAAGACTTTTAAAAGATTTAAGATAAAGCCCGTTGAACTAAAATACTCGGTGGCTGTGGGGAAAAGGAGGAAAGCAAAGGAGCTGATCATCAGCAACGATTAA
- a CDS encoding WD40 repeat domain-containing protein, protein SVAHRNSPYVTIYNTSDWSKVTNPSTLPTGVGQNVDFNHDGSQMAVAHESSPYITFYKTSNWSKVTDPATLPPAAAWDVAFNHDGSLVAVAHNTTPFITIYDDSLPWPDFAASVLIGKTGDWSKLADPTTLPAGAWRTAFNHDGSLMAVAHEISPYITIYNTSDWSKVANPSTLPTGGAYGVSFNHDGSLMAVAHGTSPYITIYNTSDWSKVANPSTLPTGNGLSVAFNHDDSLMAVAHFNSPYITIYNTSDWSKVTNPATLPTGNGWGCDFNHDGSLLAVAHDTSPYLTVYNTSDWSKVTISSSPTGPGKDAAFNHDGSLLAVAHDTYPYVTIYNTSNWTKVTNPSTLPTSVAYAVSFNRDGSLLTVAHAGSPYATIYNTNDWSKVTDPATLPTGTARGAAFNHDGSLLALGHNATPHITVYVPIQYSKGHKDEYRISKGTGRWATNFTPSEKPYPNADPGGGMTANFTVEKSIEANRIDQGWPLLKYTNRINIINSLSARYARAWSGHIDEVESDRALVKSSDSVSIAKYGTLTGPQRVYYYIIDEAQAQMVLDQEIKDLAEARVIVEYDGGFYLTDLKRSDLITFTFESGDALDRMLLGMVTSDNHAFRIIDKTVRPDGTIQLQVVFFETLS, encoded by the coding sequence TATCCGTGGCACATAGAAACTCTCCTTATGTCACCATTTACAATACCAGCGACTGGAGCAAGGTCACTAACCCATCTACACTGCCAACAGGCGTCGGTCAAAATGTCGATTTTAATCATGATGGTTCGCAGATGGCTGTGGCTCATGAAAGTTCACCCTATATCACCTTTTATAAAACATCAAACTGGAGCAAGGTCACTGATCCTGCCACATTGCCTCCCGCCGCTGCCTGGGACGTCGCTTTCAACCATGATGGGTCGCTGGTGGCGGTAGCGCACAATACTACGCCATTCATAACCATTTACGACGATTCTTTACCCTGGCCTGATTTTGCGGCGTCCGTATTGATCGGCAAAACCGGCGACTGGAGCAAGTTAGCCGATCCGACCACTTTACCTGCCGGTGCCTGGAGAACAGCCTTTAATCATGACGGCTCATTAATGGCCGTGGCTCATGAGATATCTCCCTACATCACTATTTATAACACCAGTGATTGGAGCAAGGTCGCCAATCCGTCCACTTTGCCGACCGGCGGTGCCTACGGTGTGAGTTTCAATCATGACGGCTCATTGATGGCCGTGGCTCATGGTACTTCTCCTTACATCACTATTTATAACACCAGCGATTGGAGCAAGGTCGCCAATCCGTCCACTTTGCCGACCGGTAATGGGTTGAGCGTCGCTTTTAATCATGACGACTCGTTGATGGCCGTGGCACACTTTAATTCTCCCTACATTACCATTTACAACACATCAGACTGGAGCAAGGTCACCAACCCTGCCACATTGCCGACAGGGAATGGTTGGGGTTGTGATTTTAATCATGACGGCTCATTACTGGCCGTGGCGCATGATACTTCTCCCTATCTCACTGTTTATAATACCAGCGACTGGAGTAAGGTCACTATTTCCTCATCGCCGACCGGTCCGGGAAAAGATGCGGCTTTCAATCATGACGGCTCATTACTGGCGGTGGCGCATGATACTTATCCTTATGTCACCATCTACAACACCAGCAACTGGACCAAGGTCACAAATCCTTCCACCTTGCCAACTTCTGTTGCTTACGCAGTATCATTCAACCGTGACGGCTCGTTGCTGACTGTGGCTCATGCGGGATCTCCTTATGCAACTATTTATAACACGAACGATTGGAGCAAGGTTACCGATCCCGCCACATTGCCCACCGGGACCGCGAGGGGCGCGGCCTTCAATCATGACGGCTCATTGCTGGCTTTGGGTCATAATGCGACCCCTCATATTACTGTCTATGTCCCGATTCAGTATTCCAAAGGCCATAAAGACGAATACCGGATTTCAAAGGGAACTGGACGCTGGGCTACGAATTTTACCCCGTCCGAAAAGCCGTATCCGAACGCAGATCCAGGTGGCGGCATGACGGCCAATTTTACCGTGGAGAAATCCATCGAGGCCAACCGGATCGACCAGGGCTGGCCGCTGCTCAAATATACCAATCGAATAAATATCATAAACAGCCTCTCGGCCCGGTATGCCAGAGCCTGGTCCGGCCATATTGATGAGGTTGAATCGGATCGGGCGCTAGTTAAGTCTTCAGACAGTGTCAGCATTGCCAAATACGGCACACTGACCGGCCCTCAGCGGGTGTATTACTATATTATTGACGAGGCCCAGGCCCAGATGGTGCTCGATCAGGAAATTAAGGACCTGGCAGAGGCACGCGTGATCGTTGAATATGACGGCGGTTTTTATCTGACGGATCTAAAGCGGAGCGACTTGATTACGTTCACCTTTGAGTCTGGAGACGCGTTGGACCGGATGCTCCTTGGCATGGTGACATCCGATAACCATGCTTTTCGTATCATCGATAAGACAGTTCGCCCAGACGGCACTATCCAGCTGCAGGTAGTTTTTTTTGAAACATTATCATAA
- a CDS encoding branched-chain amino acid ABC transporter permease: MIDFLQVIVSGIAVGSSYALMGLAMVIIYKTSEVPNFAQGEMALISSFLTYMVLEFHGFPYYIAFPGAMIFSVILGCFLEFAILRRAKEPNILGMIIITIGIEMVLMGFVSWKFGADPKTMPFPVSPYESIMLGGVYISMLEVLTLAMALLLMVVLFIFFRFAKIGVAIKATQQNEMAARLMGIRTNRVMMITWGISSLVGCIAGLLISPVTMQPYMMWDPMLKGFAAAVMGGMTSLPGAVVSAYLLGIIENLFGIYVSIEFKSVVAFAIIVLVLCIKPSGLFARHYVKKV, translated from the coding sequence ATGATTGATTTTCTCCAGGTGATTGTCAGCGGGATTGCAGTGGGAAGCTCCTACGCATTAATGGGCCTTGCCATGGTGATCATTTATAAGACCTCCGAGGTTCCTAATTTTGCCCAGGGGGAAATGGCTCTGATTTCTTCATTCCTTACTTATATGGTTCTTGAATTTCATGGGTTTCCTTATTATATTGCTTTCCCGGGAGCGATGATATTTTCTGTAATATTAGGGTGTTTTCTCGAGTTTGCGATACTTAGAAGAGCGAAAGAACCCAATATTCTTGGTATGATCATCATTACCATCGGTATTGAGATGGTTCTGATGGGGTTTGTCTCTTGGAAGTTTGGGGCGGATCCCAAGACTATGCCCTTTCCCGTTTCTCCTTATGAAAGCATCATGCTGGGAGGCGTATATATCAGTATGCTGGAGGTACTCACCCTGGCCATGGCTCTGCTTTTGATGGTCGTTCTTTTTATTTTTTTCAGGTTTGCCAAAATAGGAGTTGCCATAAAAGCGACTCAGCAGAACGAGATGGCTGCGCGCCTGATGGGGATACGGACCAATCGGGTTATGATGATTACATGGGGGATATCTTCCCTTGTTGGCTGTATTGCGGGGTTGCTCATCTCACCGGTTACCATGCAGCCATATATGATGTGGGACCCCATGCTCAAAGGGTTTGCCGCAGCTGTTATGGGTGGGATGACCTCCTTACCCGGTGCGGTAGTTAGTGCCTATCTTCTCGGTATAATAGAAAATTTGTTTGGCATCTACGTATCCATTGAGTTTAAATCAGTTGTTGCATTTGCCATTATTGTTCTGGTTCTTTGTATCAAACCAAGTGGATTATTTGCCCGTCATTATGTGAAAAAGGTATAG
- a CDS encoding long-chain fatty acid--CoA ligase — translation MISETVPQVFKEAVLKYADRVAMRKKDYGLWHDISWNDYYYNVKCVGSALISMGLEKGDRVCIIGDNCPEWIFASMGIQCSGGAATGIYATNAWPQVEYVVNHSESEFLFAENEEQLDKWLMFKDKAPMLKKVIVWDTEGLRQFQDPAVMTFDELIKVGLKADKENPGLFELRMKEVMPDDVSVLIYTSGTTGPPKGAMLTHGNLVWMGRAITTDNPMYDTDEIMSFLPLCHIFEQLFSILGHITNCHTVNFIESLDTITDNMIEISPTVEHGVPRIWEKYHSAITIKMSDATWFKRLAFNTALKIGKKRADLRMNFKKVPVYLKLLYQFTYFTVFRKLKERMGFDRLRVAISGAAPISPDVLHFFQSIGVNLIEGYGQTEGTGVTSVSRPDRVKFGTVGPPLTGVEIKIAGDGEILVKSPGVFKGYFKNSEATDETLKDGWLYTGDVGEIDEDGYLKITDRKKDIIVTAGGKNITPQYIENKLKASIYINDAVVIGDRRKFLSCLIMIDEDNVVKYAQDHKVQFSTYKDLTQDPVINKLIQKEVDAVNETLARVENIRKFTILPKKLYEEDGEVTPTMKVKRKFVNDAFSDLIESMYG, via the coding sequence GTGATTTCAGAAACGGTTCCGCAGGTATTTAAAGAAGCTGTTTTAAAATATGCCGACCGGGTGGCCATGCGCAAAAAGGATTATGGCCTCTGGCATGACATCTCATGGAACGACTATTATTATAATGTCAAGTGTGTAGGATCTGCGCTCATATCAATGGGTCTTGAAAAGGGTGACCGGGTTTGCATCATCGGTGATAATTGCCCGGAGTGGATATTTGCCAGCATGGGCATTCAATGTTCCGGGGGTGCGGCCACAGGAATATATGCCACAAATGCATGGCCGCAGGTGGAATATGTAGTAAATCATTCAGAGTCCGAATTTCTCTTTGCCGAAAATGAGGAGCAGCTCGACAAATGGCTGATGTTTAAAGATAAGGCTCCCATGTTAAAAAAGGTAATCGTGTGGGATACAGAAGGCCTCAGACAGTTTCAGGATCCTGCTGTGATGACTTTTGATGAATTGATCAAAGTCGGCCTTAAGGCTGATAAAGAAAACCCCGGGCTATTTGAATTACGGATGAAAGAAGTGATGCCGGATGATGTTTCGGTGCTTATTTATACATCCGGTACAACAGGCCCACCCAAAGGAGCCATGCTGACGCACGGCAACCTGGTCTGGATGGGACGAGCTATTACAACGGACAACCCGATGTATGATACGGATGAAATAATGTCCTTTCTGCCCCTGTGTCATATTTTTGAACAACTCTTTTCCATTCTGGGGCATATTACAAACTGCCATACGGTCAATTTCATTGAGAGCCTGGACACGATAACGGATAATATGATTGAGATTTCACCCACGGTGGAACATGGGGTGCCGCGTATATGGGAAAAATACCATTCTGCCATCACCATAAAGATGTCGGATGCCACCTGGTTTAAACGGCTTGCATTCAACACCGCCCTGAAAATCGGAAAGAAAAGGGCCGACTTGAGAATGAATTTTAAAAAGGTGCCGGTTTATCTTAAATTACTATACCAGTTTACATACTTTACCGTTTTCAGAAAGCTTAAAGAGAGGATGGGCTTTGACCGGCTTCGGGTGGCTATTTCCGGTGCGGCGCCTATTTCTCCTGATGTTCTGCATTTTTTCCAATCCATAGGGGTAAACCTGATTGAAGGTTACGGGCAAACCGAAGGAACAGGCGTAACGTCGGTTTCCCGGCCTGACAGGGTGAAGTTCGGTACCGTCGGACCACCTCTTACAGGAGTGGAAATAAAAATTGCCGGTGATGGTGAGATACTGGTGAAGTCTCCAGGGGTGTTTAAAGGTTATTTTAAAAATTCTGAGGCAACGGATGAAACTCTGAAAGACGGGTGGTTATATACCGGTGATGTGGGTGAAATTGACGAAGATGGGTATCTGAAAATCACCGACCGCAAAAAAGATATCATTGTTACCGCCGGCGGAAAGAATATCACTCCTCAGTACATAGAGAATAAACTGAAGGCAAGTATTTATATCAATGATGCGGTGGTGATCGGCGACCGGAGGAAGTTTCTTTCATGCCTGATTATGATTGACGAAGATAACGTGGTCAAATACGCTCAGGATCATAAAGTACAATTTTCAACCTATAAGGATCTGACTCAAGATCCGGTGATAAACAAATTGATTCAAAAAGAAGTGGATGCGGTGAATGAAACCCTTGCCCGGGTGGAAAACATCAGAAAATTTACCATCCTGCCTAAAAAGCTCTACGAGGAAGACGGGGAAGTGACCCCCACCATGAAGGTAAAGCGAAAGTTCGTTAATGACGCCTTCAGTGATTTGATTGAAAGCATGTATGGATAA
- a CDS encoding ABC transporter ATP-binding protein, whose product MGTILEIKNIETYYDLIYAIRGASLSIEEGTITAILGNNGAGKSTILKTVMGLIEDQPDKGTIEYMGKRIDGMDTEKIVRRGISYVPEGREVFEELTVKENLAMGAYIRKDHGKINDDIERIFIYFPILKDRINQWAGTLSGGEQQMLAIGRALMSRPKLLFLDEPSLGLSPILVQEIFEIIKSINKEGVTILLVEQNARMALSISQVGLIIENGRFVMKGEASELMEDKDVKEFYMGVRSEASAKGYQRWKRKKAWR is encoded by the coding sequence ATGGGCACAATTCTTGAGATAAAAAATATCGAAACCTATTATGATCTGATCTATGCCATTCGCGGTGCGTCCCTGTCGATTGAAGAAGGGACCATCACCGCTATCCTGGGTAATAACGGAGCGGGCAAATCAACCATTTTAAAGACGGTGATGGGTTTGATTGAAGACCAGCCGGATAAAGGCACCATTGAGTATATGGGTAAACGCATCGATGGCATGGATACTGAAAAAATTGTCCGCCGAGGAATTTCTTATGTACCGGAAGGGCGGGAAGTTTTTGAAGAACTTACCGTAAAAGAAAACCTGGCAATGGGTGCTTATATCCGCAAAGATCACGGGAAAATCAACGATGACATTGAGCGAATTTTTATTTATTTTCCTATACTTAAGGATCGCATAAATCAATGGGCGGGGACCCTTTCTGGAGGTGAACAGCAGATGCTTGCCATCGGCCGTGCCCTGATGAGTCGTCCCAAGCTTCTTTTTTTAGATGAGCCTTCACTGGGTCTTTCACCTATTCTGGTTCAGGAGATTTTTGAAATTATTAAAAGCATTAATAAAGAAGGGGTTACCATTTTGCTGGTCGAGCAAAATGCACGTATGGCTTTGTCTATTTCACAGGTTGGCCTTATTATAGAAAACGGCAGGTTTGTGATGAAAGGCGAAGCCAGCGAGCTGATGGAAGATAAAGATGTTAAGGAATTTTATATGGGAGTTCGTTCCGAAGCTTCGGCCAAAGGATATCAGCGCTGGAAACGAAAAAAAGCCTGGAGGTAA
- a CDS encoding branched-chain amino acid ABC transporter permease, with translation MDMKRDYYEDVQLFSSGVIVFWFAVLIAFLALYPFLFKNYYVYLANYIAINIIVVIGLNILVGYTGQISLGHAGFFCIGAYGTIILMTKVHLPFLLALPAAALVAAFFGFLLGLPALRLEGPYLAIATLGFGLTITQVIGRMEIFGGRQGLHAPELIIGPWHLSSDRDFYYLLITITVLLTIAARNLIKTKIGRAFIAIRDADIAAETMGVNLVLYKTLSFAVSAFYAGIAGGLYAFVLRFIEPEIFTLMMSIMFLAMVVVGGLGSIMGSITGAVLLSWLDLQLRNILNIPYIGDWLEALSKSYFSITGVSNIQLIVFGLIMILIMLFEPLGIFGIWIRTKKYWKTWPF, from the coding sequence ATGGACATGAAAAGGGATTATTATGAGGACGTACAGCTGTTTTCTTCGGGTGTAATCGTTTTCTGGTTTGCAGTCCTCATTGCCTTCCTCGCTTTATATCCGTTCCTATTTAAAAATTACTATGTTTATTTAGCCAATTATATTGCCATTAATATTATTGTTGTCATCGGCCTGAATATTCTGGTGGGTTATACCGGGCAGATTTCTCTTGGACATGCCGGTTTTTTTTGCATCGGCGCCTATGGTACCATTATCTTAATGACCAAAGTGCATCTTCCTTTTTTGCTGGCATTGCCTGCGGCGGCGTTGGTGGCCGCCTTTTTTGGTTTTCTACTGGGTCTTCCCGCACTGCGTCTGGAGGGACCCTACCTTGCCATTGCCACTCTCGGTTTTGGACTCACCATCACACAAGTTATCGGCAGAATGGAGATTTTCGGAGGCAGACAGGGGCTTCATGCCCCTGAACTGATTATCGGCCCCTGGCACTTAAGCTCCGACAGGGACTTCTATTATCTTTTAATTACAATTACAGTACTACTTACGATTGCGGCACGTAATCTGATAAAGACCAAAATCGGGCGGGCATTTATTGCCATAAGGGATGCTGATATTGCAGCGGAAACCATGGGTGTCAACCTGGTATTGTATAAGACCCTATCGTTTGCCGTGAGTGCGTTTTATGCAGGAATAGCCGGTGGTTTATATGCCTTTGTGCTGCGTTTTATTGAACCGGAAATTTTTACCCTGATGATGTCCATTATGTTTCTTGCCATGGTGGTGGTTGGCGGCTTGGGCTCAATAATGGGCTCTATTACCGGTGCTGTTTTATTGAGCTGGCTCGATTTACAGCTGCGCAATATATTAAACATTCCCTACATCGGGGATTGGCTGGAAGCCTTATCTAAAAGTTATTTTTCCATTACAGGGGTTTCCAACATCCAGCTCATTGTGTTCGGCTTGATTATGATTTTGATTATGTTGTTTGAGCCTCTTGGTATCTTCGGGATTTGGATTCGAACGAAGAAGTATTGGAAAACCTGGCCGTTTTAG
- a CDS encoding ABC transporter ATP-binding protein — translation MSFFKINNLSISFMGLKALSDISFDMQKGTIFSIIGPNGAGKTTLFNCINGIYKPDQGQIFFKGKNIQRKKPHQIAKLGIARTFQNIELFANMNTMENIMLGRHLFMKTGLFRGALLWGKRSFAGKEEMTHRRKVEEIIDLLDLQSNRNKLVGGLPYGVQKLIELGRALALEPELLLLDEPCAGMNAEEKQDIIFWIKDIQDEMGISILLIEHDMTMVMDVSDRILAINFGCSITEGTPKEVQQHPEVLKAYLGENETV, via the coding sequence ATGTCATTTTTTAAAATAAACAACCTGTCTATCTCTTTTATGGGATTGAAAGCCTTAAGTGATATTTCCTTTGATATGCAAAAGGGCACTATATTTTCAATCATCGGCCCAAATGGGGCAGGAAAGACAACGCTGTTTAACTGTATCAACGGAATCTATAAACCGGATCAAGGCCAAATTTTTTTTAAAGGAAAAAATATTCAAAGAAAAAAGCCCCATCAGATTGCCAAACTTGGAATTGCCCGTACATTTCAGAATATCGAGCTTTTCGCTAACATGAACACCATGGAAAATATAATGCTGGGTCGCCATTTATTTATGAAAACAGGCCTTTTCCGTGGCGCACTCCTGTGGGGAAAACGTTCCTTTGCCGGGAAAGAAGAAATGACTCACCGGAGGAAAGTGGAAGAAATTATCGATCTTCTAGACTTGCAGTCCAACAGAAATAAGCTGGTGGGAGGCCTTCCATACGGTGTTCAGAAACTGATTGAACTGGGAAGAGCATTGGCGCTGGAACCTGAGTTATTGCTTCTGGATGAGCCATGCGCGGGAATGAATGCAGAGGAAAAGCAGGATATTATTTTCTGGATAAAGGATATTCAGGATGAAATGGGGATATCCATTTTACTGATAGAACACGATATGACCATGGTTATGGATGTGTCAGATCGTATTCTGGCCATTAACTTTGGGTGTTCGATTACCGAAGGAACTCCAAAAGAAGTGCAACAACATCCCGAAGTATTAAAAGCCTATCTTGGAGAGAACGAAACAGTCTAA